gtcagtgtgtagtgagtgtgtagttagtgtgtagtcagtgtgtagtgagtgtgcagtcagtgtgtagtgagtgtgtagttagtgtgtagtgtagtgagtgtgtagtcagtgtgcagttagtgtgcagttagtgtgtagtgtagtcagtgtgcagtcagtgtgcagttagtgtgtagtgagtgtgtagtgagtgtgtagtcagtgtgtagtcagtgtgtagtcagtgtgtagtgagtgtgtagttagtgtgtagtcagtgtgtagtcagtgtgtagttagtgtgtagtcagtgtgtagttagtgtgtagttagtgtgtagacagtgtgtagttagtgtgtagtgagtgtgtagtcagtgtgtagttagtgtgcagtcagtgtgcagtcagtgtgtagttagtgtgtagtcagtgcgtagtcagtgtgtagtcagtgcgtagtcagtgtgtagttagtgtgtagtcagtgtgtagttagtgtgtagtcagtgcgtagtcagtgtgtagtcagtgcgtagtcagtgtgtagtcagtgtgtagttagtgtgtagtcagtgcgtagtcagtgtgtagtcagtgtgtagtcagtgtgtagttagtgtgtagtcagtgcgtagtcagtgtgtagtcagtgcgtagtcagtgtgtagtcagtgtgtagttagtgtgtagtcagtgcgtagtcagtgtgtagtcagtgcgtagtcagtgtgtagtcagtgtgtagttagtgtgtagtcagtgcgtagtcagtgtgtagtcagtgcgtagtcagtgtgtagtcagtgtgtagttagtgtgtagtcagtgcgtagtcagtgtgtagtcagtgcgtagttagtgtgtagttagtgcgtagtcagtgtgtagttagtgtgtagttagtgtgtagtcagtgcgtagtcagtgtgtagtcagtgcgtagttagtgtgtagtcagtgtgtagttagtgtgtagtcagtgtgtagtcagtgtgtagtcagtgtgtagttattgtgtagtcAGTGCGTAGTCAGtgcgtagtcagtgtgtagttagtgtgtagtcagtgtgtagtcagtgtgtagtcagtgtgtagtcagtgtgtagtcagtgtgtagtgagtgtgtagtcagtgtgtagttagtgtgcagtcagtgtgcagtcagtgtgtagtcagtgcgtagtcagtgtgtagtcagtgcgtagtcagtgtgtagttagtgtgtagtcagtgtgtagttagtgtgtagtcagtgtgtagtcagtgtgtagtcagtgtgtagttagtgtgtagtcagtgcgtagtcagtgtgtagtcagtgcgtagttagtgtgtagttagtgcgtagtcagtgtgtagttagtgtgtagttagtgtgtagtcagtgcgtagtcagtgtgtagtcagtgtgtagttagtgtgtagtcagtgtgtagtcagtgtgtagtcagtgtgtagttagtgtgtagtcagtgtgtagttattgtgtagtcagtgcgtagtcagtgtgtagtcagtgtgtagtcagtgtgtagttagtgtgtagtcagtgcgtagtcagtgtgtagtcagtgtgtagtgagtgtgtagtgagtgtgtagtgagtgtgtagtcagtgtgtagtcagtgtgtagtcagtgtgtagttagtgtgtagtcagtgcgtagtcagtgtgtagtcagtgtgtagtcagtgtgtagtcagtgtgtagtgagtgtgtagtcagtgcgtagtcagtgtgtagttagtgtgtagtcagtgtgtagttagtgtgtagttagtgtgtagtcagtgtgtagtcagtgtgtagtcagtgtgtagtgagtgtgtagtgagtgtgtagtcagtgtgtagtcagtgtgtagttagtgtgtagttagtgtgtagtcagtgtgtagtcagtgtgtagttagtgtgtagtcagtgtgttgtgtagttagtgtgtagtcagtgtgtagtgagtgtgtagtcagtgtgttgtgtagtcagtgtgtagtcagtgtgtagtcagtgtgttgtcagtgtgtagtcagtgtgttgtgtagttagtgtgtagttagtgtgtagttagtgtgtagtcagtgtgtagtcagtgtgttgtgtagttagtgtgtagtcagtgtgtagtcagtgtgtagttagtgtgtagtcagtgtgtagtcagtgtgttgtgtagtcagtgtgtagtcagtgtgtagtcagtgtgtagtcagtgtgtagttagtgtgcagtcagtgtgtagtcagtgtgttgtgtagttagtgtgtagttagtgtgtagtgagtgtgtagtgagtgtgtagtcagtgtgtagtcagtgtgtagtcagtgtgtagttagtgtgtagttagtgtgtagtcagtgtgttgtgtagttagtgtgtagttagtgtgtagtgagtgtgtagtcagtgtgtagtcagtgtgtagtcagtgtgtagttagtgtgtagttagtgtgtagtcagtgtgtagtcagtgtgttgtgtagttagtgtgtagttagtgtgtagtgagtgtgtagtcagtgtgtagtcagtgtgtagtcagtgtgtagttagtgtgtagtcagtgtgttgtgtagtcagtgtgttgtgtagtcagtgtgtagtcagtgtgtagttagtgtgtagtcagtgtgtagtgtagtcagtgtgtagtcagtgtgtagtcagtgtgtagtcagtgtgtagtcagtgtgtagtcagtgtgtagtcagtgtgtagtcagtgtgtagttagtgtgtagtcagtgtgttgtgtagtcagtgtgtagtcagtgtgtagtcagtgtgtagtcagtgtgcagtcagtgtgtagtcagtgtgtagtcagtgtgtagtgtagtcagtgtgtagtcagtgtgtagtcagtgtgtagttagtgtgtagtcagtgtgttgtgtagtcagtgtgtagtcagtgtgtagtcagtgtgtagttagtgtgtagtcagtgtgttgtgtagtcagtgtgcagtcagtgtgtagttagtgtgtagtcagtgtgtagtcagtgtgttgtgtagtcagtgtgtagtcagtgtgtagtcagtgtgtagtcagtgtgtagttagtgtgtagtcagtgtgtagtcagtgtgtagtcagtgtgcagtcagtgtgtagtcagtgtgtagtcagtgtgtagtcagtgtgtagtcagtgtgtagttagtgtgtagtcagtgtgtagtcagtgtgtagtcagtgtgcagtcagtgtgtagtcagtgtgtagtcagtgtgtagtcagtgtgtagttagtgtgtagtcagtgtgtagtcagtgtgtagttagtgtgtagtcagtgtgtggtcagcgtgtagtgtagtcagtgtgtagttagtgtgtagttagtgtgtagtgagtgtgtagtcagtgtgtagtgtagtcagtgtgtagttagtgtgtagtcagtgtgtagtcagtgtgtggtCAGCGTGTAGTGTAGTCactgtgtagtcagtgtgttgtgtagtcagtgtgtagttagtgtgtagtcagtgtgtagttagtgtgtagtcagtgtgtagtgtagtcagtgtgtagtcagtgtgtagttagtgtgtagtcagtgtgtagttagtgtgtagtcagtgtgtagtcagtgtgttgtgtagtcagtgtgtagttagtgtgtagtcagtgtgtagtgtagtcagtgtgtagtcagtgtgtagttagtgtgtagtcagtgtgtagttagtgtgtagtcagtgtgtagtcagtgtgttgtgtagtcagtgtgtagttagtgtgtagtcagtgtgtagtcagtgtgttgtgtagtcagtgtgtagtcagtgtgtagtcagtgtgtagtcagtgtgtagtcagtgtgtagttagtgtgtagtcagtgtgtagtcagtgtgtagttagtgtgtagtcagtgtgtagtcagtgtgtagttagtgtgtagtcagtgtgtagtcagtgtgtagttagtgtgtagtcagtgtgtagtcagtgtgtagtcagtgtgtagttagtgtgtagtcagtgtgtagtcagtgtgtagtcagtgtgtagttagtgtgtagttagtgtgtagtgtagtcagtagtgttgttgtgtgtcagaacaatgaggcgcctgctgagtgttacaggtgttacagcagtgacacatctgctgctgtcaggcctgcaggtatcaggctgttgttctccttcatctcatagtggacacaaattattttttggagcggcacaaataatttgtgtggcatcagatttgatgcagaacagctgattgttctgtaaatagtttgaaatgtttatttaaaaacgctttggctgcatttttaggtaaacagctgcaaaaagctttgtttgcataactcagttacttttttgaagaagtaactatataattaattacccaacattggtcattgtttactgtatttgcagacagagttacagactctctcccagaccacagactcataatacagtcagagctttatgaaaaataaagaaagaaagctttgttttcaaacttggagttcaagttatttttccttccaatagtgttaacatgctacaggtcatgaacaagattgtTTTTAATTGTCATTGTAAGTAGGCTGAAGCAGTTAATttaaagtagtctaacataaatgctgtaatttgattactttaataaacatgtaacttggatgctggcgtgaccacactgcacacgtctgctgttgggGCGCTCAGtttgtgttcgctcagacacgtgaaacattagagggaacGTTGTTTAGGACACCAGTGCTAATTAGGTCAGATGcatatttcatgtttctgtatgAAATGGTTTAAATGTGATCACTGTGTGATGAACCAGTGGGCTCACTGCACGCTGTGCTTCAtccatcctcctcttcatcgcATTCATTAACCTTTGAACCAAAGCAGAAGAGGAGCAACAACTCCTGAAGGAGAGCAGGACGATCCTTAACTCGACCTGCCAAACACTGATGACCCTGTTGGAGAATGTGGCCAATGTGCTGAGTGTGAGGTTCATGATGAGCCACCAACACAGTCAGAATGAACATTAtcactttcttttcctctcacaGGGGGCGCCGTGCAGGTGTTCCTGTCACGGCCGACGGTAACCTCGGGATGAGTCGAAGCGTTCAGAAAGCTTCTGTGTACTTAGTGTAATTAGTCCATGTAAACTGGAGGAGCCGCCCAAAGTGGTGACACGCTGCACCTACGAGTCTGGCTTTGTGACAAAGTGAGGACGGATTTAAAAAGCGGCCCTTTGGGGCCTCGCATGCTATAACTCACTTCTCCACAAGAGGGCACTTAAGAGTTTTGCAGCTTTACAAAATGAGGACTGTTCAGAAAAAGCTGACTTTGCAGATTCTTACAAGTCAGACATCAAAGGGCCCTGAGTGGCTGTACTGTGGACGCCTTCCTGTCATTACTGAAACCAACGCTGTGGTTTCCAGACATCGGACTGCGTGAGGACGCGGCGGGAGGCTGAACTAAACGAAACCTGGGAAACGTGCGCCACACAAACACGGTGTTAAGATTCACTTTAAATGCACTTCTGTGCGCCCGGGTGACTGAAGAGCAGGTCAGTGTGCATCCAGCTTACATAATGGAAAAGATCACAGGTCATGGTGCTCGAACtgctcagaggtcagaggtcacgttAGTTTGACAGCCTGCTCACGACAACCGCACGTTTAAGCTGAGAGGCCGTCCCGCGGCGCTTCGATGACCTGGGAAGTTGGCGCGGCAGGAGGACATGCGGGCTGAACCGCAGGACGCGCCTTTATGGTCGATAGCACCGCCCACGTGTCGTGTGGCGTGCCACGTGACTCAGGTCTGCAGGCAGAGCGCCGCCTCGCAGTGAAGCTGAACGAACGAGCAGCACGGCGCAGGTCCCCGCTCAGGTGTGTCTGTCACACTCGGGCAAGCGACGATCACACAAACACCTCCACCCGCTCCTCTGTCACTCCAACCCTCCGCACGTCCTCCTCCGTTCATGAACCTCCCCTGacgtcttcctcttttccacctGCCCGACTGGCCCATCTTCATTGTCCTTCGTCCATCAGAGCAGAGGGCGCCGTGTGCTGCGATTAGCTAGGAGAGGACACGCCCAGCACACAGAAGCAGCTTCCAGCACGCCTAGTCCCAGCGTGAGCTCACTTCCTGTTCTCGCtgattttcaaataaaacacGGAGGTTGTGTCCGTCTTCTTTATACAGTCTGTGGGAGATGAGCAGGTGCtgcaggaaacactgaaacacacacacacttaatgcTGCACGCTTTATTAAACTCCTCCTACAAAAACACGATAGAAAAAGACTCAGACTCAAACACTGAACGTCGTACAGAGACGAAACACACTGTGAGGAAGCAGCGCCTCCTGCAGGACGCCACGGGTTACTACAGCCTCCCCGCTCCGTACTAAAGCTGTGATCGCTCACCTGCTCAGGTGTGTTTGTCGCCTCAGAGCTGCTCAAAATGACTCTGCCTCCATTTTTGTCGTTTGTCCAGCTCGTTACAAAAACATTAACGAGTGACGTCGTTGTGTCCGAATCGTCACATCGAACAGGCTGAAAACAGCAAAGACCGCCTACAAAAGCACTGATTGGATAACGCAGCAGCTGATGCCTCAGGGAGGCGGGTGGCGGTCACTGGGTGGTGCAgcaggatggaggtggaggcGCTCCCTCGCCTCCTCTAAAATCACTCTAAGTGTCAAACATCACAGCCAGTGTGCAACAAACATCACGTGACACAAAGACGAGCTCTGATTGGTCGCTCagagagcaaaaaaataaaaatagaagagGCAGAGGCgcggctcctcctcctcaccactCCTTCTTCTTCTCGTCCATGGAGACGCCCCCGGGCCCGAGcgccaccaccagcagcaggcCGCCGATCACCGAGGTGGTCTGGAAGAAGTCGTACTTCAGGAAGTCGTGCATGGGCGTGTAGGACGGCACGCTCCAGAAGGCGTTGATGGTGAAGTTGATGCAGAGCAGCCACGCCACCAGCGTGAGCGCCGCCAGCTTCGTCTTAAAGCCCACCGCCACCAGGACCATGAGCGCCGTCCCCACCACGTTCTGCAGGAACTGAACACAACACGCCGTCAGCACAAGGACGACGGTCACGCCCATAATTATTCAGACCCCCAAAGTTACTTTTATTCAACCTGCAAGTTTTCGTCTCCCAAACGATGTGGAGACGAGGCACCAGAGGCATCGCCGCCGCAAACACGCTTCTCTGCTTTTGTTCTCATTGGAGCAAAACGTGCCCCGCCCACAATCATTCACTCGTCTCAGTAATAGAAAAACCTTTAATAGTTATTACAGCAGACGAACGCGTCCTATAATCGCACGTCTCCACGTTTGCTCATTTGTCTTTAGCAGTGAGCTTTCAGGTCGGAGGGTCCCCTCGCCCTGATCTCTAGCTCCGCCCACAGTCTCTGCTGGACTCTGTGGGCGGAGCTGCTCAATGTTAATGTTTGTGTCTGCTAACCGTTTACTTTGCTGTGCTTTGGGTCGTTGTAGTGCTGAGCTGTCTGCTGCTGcctgatgatgaggaggaggatcttCATGCTGTTTTTCGTGGTGGCGTTTCCTGTGATGAGCTTCCCCCCGCcccccagggtggctgtagctcaggtggcagagcggatcagccactaaccagaaggtcggtggttcgatcccagacTGTCCACCAAGCCGCTGCCCACTGAATCGGCTTGGACTGTTCGGACGGTGATTTTAGGACTGTGGATTTCCCAGAGACTGTGACAGTTTGTGAAGAGCGCGAGTCATTCTGGACACTTTTtgctcaaatgtaaataaaagcgaCGCCTCTGGTGCCTCGTCTTCTTCTCTTTTGGCAGACGCCCGTGTCATTTCCTGTCAAAAACAACTTGTTGGTTGAACAAAAGTAAGCTTCTGTCAAATCTTGCCAGGAGTTTGAATAATTACGTGGCACACACGTGTGGACACGTGTGGACACGTGTGGACACGTGTGGACACGTGTGTGCCACGTGTGGACACGTGTGGACACGTGTGGGTGTGACTCACGCTGAGCAGGCTGAGGTCAAAGTGCAGCAGCGTCATGAACATGAGGACGAGGAGGACGCGACCTCCCAGCTGCAGGAGGTGCTTCGGCGAGCTCTGATGTCCGAGGGAAGGAACTCCGGCGAACACGCTACGCGCCTCCCCCCTGCACTCtgccaggaggaggaggaggccccCGCCCAGCGCCAGGTTCCTgcagaggaggacgaggaggatgAAGAACAGCAGATCATGTCTTTGTAGCTCCAACCTGCAGCGTCACGCAAACGTGCAGAACGAGCCGTTTCTGTCCACGACGTCGATAAAGTTATTTCAGAAAGGCGTGACGACTTACCTCATGAGGAACTTGAGGTCCCACAGGATGCTGTAAGCCACCATCTGCAGGTCACACAGAGTCACATGATCAGACTCACAGGTAACATTCTGGGACTCACCTGTTTGAAAGTTCACCTGCACCGTGTTGGCAGGACGAAACACGACCTTAACTTTTTCAGTTtaacagatctgaccaatcacagcaCTGCATTTGGCATCGAGTGCATGCGCAGCTGCAAACTCGCACCAGTGCTGAACACGCCTGACCACAGCGAGCTGCTGCTCCGGCTCAGCCGGCGCTGCGACATCAGAAACACAGACTAAAGCTTCCGCTCTGgatcctcagagactgcgcataccagctagctcctgtgttcactgagatattcaacatctctttatctcagtcggtcatccccacatgcttcaaagagtccatcattgttcctgtcccgaagaaaccccaccctgcttctctcaatgactatcgccctgtagccctcacctcagtagtgatgaagtgctttgaacgcctggtcagagacttcatcatttcttcactaccagacacactggacccactacagttcgcttaccgtccaaatcgttccacagacgatgccatctctcatctcctccacacatcactcactcacttggacactagaagggggaattatgttaaaatgctcttcatagactacagctctgcatttaataccataattccctccacactcaccaccaagctggagcatctgggactcagctcatctatgtgtcagtggatctccaacttcctaactggcagaccacaggcagtaaggatgggcggacatgtctcagcctccaccactctcagcactggagccccccaggggtgtgttctgagccccctgctgtactctttgtaca
This genomic stretch from Astatotilapia calliptera chromosome 12, fAstCal1.2, whole genome shotgun sequence harbors:
- the surf4l gene encoding surfeit 4, like isoform X2, coding for MWLQWSEQSEYIDSTWSCGLFIANLFVLINLLGQLGCCVLILSRNFVQHACGALFGIIALQMVAYSILWDLKFLMRNLALGGGLLLLLAECRGEARSVFAGVPSLGHQSSPKHLLQLGGRVLLVLMFMTLLHFDLSLLSFLQNVVGTALMVLVAVGFKTKLAALTLVAWLLCINFTINAFWSVPSYTPMHDFLKYDFFQTTSVIGGLLLVVALGPGGVSMDEKKKEW
- the surf4l gene encoding surfeit 4, like isoform X1, yielding MGHGDLMSQAEDVADQFLRVTKHYLPHVARLCLVSTFLEDGIRMWLQWSEQSEYIDSTWSCGLFIANLFVLINLLGQLGCCVLILSRNFVQHACGALFGIIALQMVAYSILWDLKFLMRNLALGGGLLLLLAECRGEARSVFAGVPSLGHQSSPKHLLQLGGRVLLVLMFMTLLHFDLSLLSFLQNVVGTALMVLVAVGFKTKLAALTLVAWLLCINFTINAFWSVPSYTPMHDFLKYDFFQTTSVIGGLLLVVALGPGGVSMDEKKKEW